In the genome of Globicephala melas chromosome 7, mGloMel1.2, whole genome shotgun sequence, one region contains:
- the AMER3 gene encoding APC membrane recruitment protein 3: MELKRGKTFIKSSLQIDHEKPPDPAATALATEDAVSPGGQQRPHSERAPQVSPSTQGYDRCSDKGAQPDANGGPAALCGTTFKLVQKSKTQDAVPRADRAAAATGQLVGSASFPGPPRSQRMIDYRHFVPQMPFVPAVAKSIPRKRISLKRPKKCFRNLFHIRRNKTENLASLATKGKSLSSPEGPSEAGGQQGTACFPLGEGLGLDSLCQDLSDSEFLPDSSFDLCRALCEDVASLKSFDSLTGCGEIFADESSVPSLELHEGLESPARASKAPDCMASRGPFQGSVEQLASPAQNEMSDFDKFWDRVNHSVRQQQRALLGPWLGGPQGSDTDKPRPDAAGLAELPLCPCRDPHGGSKASSIDTGTPKSERPESVSTSDEGYYDSFSPGLEEDKKEAPSPGTPAAAFPRDSYSGDALYELFYDPTEGPGSPSLDDDLCVSESLSGPALGAPLSMCSFHVGAEENLAAAPGPDLLSQSFLQSSWRGKECLLKLCDTELAITMGIINWLRRSPELRVPPASAPREPATPPGGLVEKPGAGSEKVCLGPVKLEGGGTRALDAGRTSVSSAPSRRELWACSGPKGPLAGVSEVLAGTKQGTSSPSRDPPLECVQVSGEEGTQGHPEGSFSSVGSAAPMATNTSSKNKVPNPSAWPGSQEPSFPGNLGCFQGPWRPGLGGSTVDLELTLTGCVAQVAALQIHPDCQPPRQNTGSGLCGQPQARGPDVLQQKQPNSFPSMAALCGLPSLASPLHSPQDQRCPGRILDLSQNRVEPARLDAQAHASVEDQPLQLSSRAIEQAAHRSQLDS, translated from the coding sequence ATGGAGCTGAAGAGAGGAAAGACATTCATCAAATCTAGCCTGCAGATTGACCATGAGAAACCCCCAGATCCAGCAGCCACTGCCCTGGCCACGGAGGATGCAGTCTCACCAGGAGGGCAGCAGCGACCCCACAGTGAGAGGGCCCCCCAGGTCAGTCCCAGCACCCAAGGATATGACAGGTGCTCCGACAAGGGGGCCCAGCCAGACGCCAATGGGGGGCCTGCAGCTCTCTGTGGGACCACCTTCAAACTGGTGCAGAAGAGCAAGACTCAAGACGCTGTGCCCAGGGCTGACAGGGCAGCCGCAGCTACAGGGCAGCTGGTGGGCAGCGCAAGCTTCCCAGGGCCCCCCAGGAGCCAGCGCATGATTGACTACCGCCACTTTGTACCCCAGATGCCCTTTGTACCAGCTGTGGCCAAGAGCATCCCAAGGAAGAGAATTTCCCTGAAACGACCCAAGAAATGTTTTCGGAATCTATTCCACATCCGcagaaacaaaactgagaattTGGCCTCGCTGGCAACGAAGGGGAAGAGCTTGTCCTCCCCTGAGGGCCCATCAGAGGCTGGAGGGCAGCAAGGCACAGCTTGCTTCCCCTTGGGCGAGGGGCTGGGACTGGACAGCCTGTGCCAGGACCTGTCTGACAGTGAGTTCCTACCCGACTCCTCCTTTGACCTTTGCAGGGCCCTGTGTGAGGATGTGGCCTCACTCAAGAGCTTTGACTCACTCACCGGCTGCGGGGAGATCTTTGCAGACGAGAGCTCAGTGCCCTCCCTGGAGCTGCATGAGGGCCTGGAGAGCCCTGCCCGGGCATCCAAGGCCCCTGACTGCATGGCTTCCAGGGGCCCCTTCCAGGGCAGCGTAGAGCAGCTGGCATCGCCTGCCCAGAACGAGATGTCTGACTTTGACAAGTTCTGGGACCGTGTGAATCACTCGGTGAGGCAGCAACAGCGCGCCCTGCTAGGTCCGTGGCTAGGGGGCCCCCAGGGGTCAGACACAGACAAGCCCAGGCCAGATGCAGCTGGGCTTGCTGAGCTTCCCCTGTGCCCATGCAGGGACCCCCACGGCGGCTCCAAAGCCAGCTCCATAGACACGGGCACGCCCAAGAGCGAGCGGCCAGAGTCTGTGTCCACGAGCGACGAGGGCTACTACGACTCCTTCTCACCAGGCCTCGAGGAGGACAAGAAGGAGGCCCCGAGCCCAGGCACACCCGCAGCCGCCTTCCCCAGGGACAGCTACAGCGGAGACGCCCTCTACGAGCTCTTCTACGACCCCACCGAGGGCCCTGGGAGCCCGAGCCTGGACGACGACCTGTGTGTGTCTGAGAGTCTGTCGGGGCCGGCCCTGGGAGCCCCGCTGTCCATGTGCAGTTTCCACGTGGGGGCAGAAGAGAACCTGGCCGCCGCTCCAGGCCCAGACCTGCTCAGCCAGAGCTTCCTGCAGAGCTCCTGGAGGGGCAAGGAGTGCCTGCTGAAGCTCTGCGACACCGAGCTTGCCATCACCATGGGCATTATCAACTGGCTCCGCCGGAGCCCAGAGCTCCGTGTCCCGCCTGCCTCGGCCCCCAGGGAGCCTGCAACGCCCCCGGGAGGACTGGTGGAGAAACCAGGAGCTGGCTCTGAGAAGGTGTGCCTAGGTCCAGTGAAGCTGGAGGGCGGGGGGACCCGGGCCTTAGATGCGGGGAGGACCTCCGTGAGCTCAGCACCCAGCAGGCGGGAGCTGTGGGCATGTTCGGGCCCCAAGGGCCCGCTTGCTGGAGTGAGTGAGGTCCTAGCGGGGACCAAGCAGGGGACCAGCTCTCCATCCAGGGACCCCCCTCTGGAGTGTGTGCAGGTCTCTGGGGAAGAAGGGACACAAGGCCACCCTGAAGGCTCGTTCTCCTCTGTGGGGTCTGCAGCCCCCATGGCAACCAACACATCCAGCAAAAACAAGGTCCCAAACCCCTCTGCCTGGCCTGGCTCCCAGGAGCCCAGTTTTCCTGGGAACCTGGGGTGTTTCCAAGGTCCCTGGAGGCCAGGTCTCGGGGGGAGCACCGTGGATTTAGAGCTCACTCTGACAGGCTGTGTGGCCCAGGTGGCAGCCCTACAGATCCACCCAGACTGTCAGCCCCCCAGGCAGAACACAGGTAGCGGGCTCTGCGGACAGCCTCAGGCCAGGGGCCCTGACGTTCTGCAACAGAAACAGCCTAACAGCTTCCCTAGCATGGCTGCCCTATGTGGCCTGCCCTCCCTGGCCAGCCCACTCCACAGCCCACAGGACCAGAGGTGCCCAGGCCGCATTCTGGACCTGAGCCAGAACAGGGTGGAGCCCGCCAGGCTGGATGCCCAGGCCCATGCCTCTGTGGAGGACCAGCCTCTGCAGCTCAGCTCGAGGGCTATAGAGCAGGCTGCACACAGGAGCCAGCTGGACTCATAG